A single genomic interval of Antechinus flavipes isolate AdamAnt ecotype Samford, QLD, Australia chromosome 1, AdamAnt_v2, whole genome shotgun sequence harbors:
- the MRPS36 gene encoding alpha-ketoglutarate dehydrogenase component 4 isoform X1, giving the protein MRNMRKTCMNWYRMKNQAEQHYNVVKPHTPLIRFPDRKGYPKLNVPESLTSSVLPSHSSAISQHSLGGKSSGLPMNRGPPDSAEIVKTLPQKYRRKFMSPEEMEFIQRGGPE; this is encoded by the exons atgAGAAACATGAGAAAAACCTGTATGAACTGGTACAGAATGAAGAATCAAGCAGAACAACACTACAAT gtagTCAAGCCACATACTCCATTAATAAGGTTTCCTGACAGAAAAGGCTACCCCAAACTGAATG TACCCGAATCTTTAACATCATCTGTGCTTCCATCTCACTCTTCTGCAATATCACAACATTCTTTGGGTGGTAAATCATCAGGTTTGCCAATGAATCGTGGTCCACCAGATTCTGCTGAAATAGTAAAAACATTACCTCAGAAATATAGGAGGAAATTCATGTCTCCAGAAGAGATGGAATTTATTCAA cGTGGAGGTCCAGAGTAA